The following proteins are encoded in a genomic region of Nymphaea colorata isolate Beijing-Zhang1983 unplaced genomic scaffold, ASM883128v2 scaffold0383, whole genome shotgun sequence:
- the LOC116244920 gene encoding ubiquitin-conjugating enzyme E2-16 kDa encodes MAQKRIQKELLDLQKDPPANCSAGPTENDQFHWQATIVGPDDSPYAGGVFFLNIHFPTDYPFRPPKCNFITKIYHPNINANGSICLDILKDQWSPALTISKVLLSISSLLTDANPDDPLVPEIAQLYKSNRAKFEATAKEWTKKYAQ; translated from the coding sequence ATGGctcaaaaaagaattcaaaaagaACTCCTCGACCTCCAGAAGGACCCCCCTGCCAATTGCTCGGCCGGCCCCACTGAGAATGACCAGTTCCACTGGCAGGCCACCATCGTGGGCCCTGATGATAGCCCCTACGCCGGAGGAGttttcttcctcaacatccacttccCAACTGACTACCCTTTCCGTCCTCCCAAATGCAACTTCATCACCAAGATCTACCACCCCAACATCAACGCCAACGGATCGATCTGCCTTGACATCCTCAAGGACCAGTGGTCTCCTGCCCTCACCATCTCTAAGGTGCTCCTCTCCATTTCTTCACTCCTCACTGACGCCAACCCTGACGATCCTCTCGTCCCTGAGATTGCTCAACTCTACAAGAGCAACCGCGCTAAGTTTGAAGCAACTGCCAAGGAATGGACTAAAAAATACGCTCAATGA